TGCCGAAAACACAACTATCCCAATGATTCCAGTCACGAGTGCATTCAAAATATTACCAAACAGAATTGAAGATAATTCATCGTCAACAGCTATCGCATACGACTCGACAACTCCAGATTCATCGAAATGATCGAATAGCCATCGCGAAAGACGTGGCCCATCAGTGAGTAAATAGTATGTTCCACTTAAAAGAAGAAATGCCTGAATCCCCACATCAGCGAAAACCCCAATTGAGCTGATAAGTGTCCCTAATGTTTGCTCTATCCACGTCCGAACACTGGGGGCGTTGAGTATTGTGACAATCTCTTCCGGGCTCATATCCAATAGGTCACTTATTTGCAATCCCGCAATAGGCTCTGGGAGTCCGCCACTGTCTGCAGATTGTATCGCAGAGAGGTACCCTGATGCAAGATCGTTTTGACCGATAAATTGCTGCACAGCAGGAACCACTAGTGCAAGCGTGTACGTGAACAAGAGAAGGAACGGAAGCAAAAATACCGATATTGTGGTGACAGCGAGTATCTGACGTCGGTACGGCAAGCTGTATTCACTGAAATAAGATGGAGTAGAGACACTTTCGAGTTTGCGGTAAATCGGGCGACTTGCATAATACAGGAATACGGTAAATATGAGCGTTGCTCGGAACTGTACCAATACAAAAGCTACCCCTATGAGCAAACCTAGTCCCCCTATGGCAAAGAGAGAACGTTGCTGGAATCTTGTACTGCGTTTCATCCACTAAATAGCAGTTTTCAATATAAAAAATAGTATTGATGCGAAATGAGTATACATAATTTGGTTTTAAATTATAGCTAGATATGATAAAACGTTATGAGTAAGTGTTAATATTATATATTATTATGCGGCCAAAATTGGTTTGCCGGACGCCGCAGGGAGTCGTCTCGGGGTTCAGTCCTCAACCGTCGCTCACTACGCGGTGTATGTGGGATATCGTATTTGCGGAGACTTGCTTCGAGTTTTTTCATTCGTTCGATCTTCTCAACATTGTCCTCTAAGCTATTTCCCACGGGCGGGAAGCCGCGCCGTGAACGGCGCGGAGGATGTCACATTGGGGTAGGCAGGGTAACTTCGGACCACACACTCTGGTAGCGCTCCCATAACAGGACTGCGGGAGGCAGCGCGATGATAGTGAACGCAAATGAGTAGATAACACTTATTGCCATCAATAGACCGAAGTCACCTAAAACAGGTGTGATAGCGAGTGCAAGCGCACCCGTCCCGAGTGACGTTGTGAGCATACTTCCGAGCAGAGCTCCACCTGTTCCTGAGAACGTGATAATTATCGACTCATAAGCGTCTGCGCCAGCATTATACTCATCGACAAACCGGTGA
This genomic window from Haloarcula marismortui ATCC 43049 contains:
- a CDS encoding AI-2E family transporter, which produces MKRSTRFQQRSLFAIGGLGLLIGVAFVLVQFRATLIFTVFLYYASRPIYRKLESVSTPSYFSEYSLPYRRQILAVTTISVFLLPFLLLFTYTLALVVPAVQQFIGQNDLASGYLSAIQSADSGGLPEPIAGLQISDLLDMSPEEIVTILNAPSVRTWIEQTLGTLISSIGVFADVGIQAFLLLSGTYYLLTDGPRLSRWLFDHFDESGVVESYAIAVDDELSSILFGNILNALVTGIIGIVVFSAYNSISPAAVQVPFAPLVGALTGAGSLIPVVGMKIVYFPVGAILTVGAVASGQATAIGYVLLFLILAFVVVDTIPDFLIRPYVSGNRTHVGLLMFAYILGPIVFGAYGIFLGPILLVLVAQFFRTVAPYVATGEPPDQSKLYEY